AAAGAATGAAGTCTTCTAATTAGCCGAATCACAGGGAAAGAAATTCAGTactttaacctcctagggcttagtggccacatacgtgcACAGCATATTTTAgttgttatttaaaatactttgaatgttttatattttgatacagacatacagtgtcatcctgcaactgttttgcagcatttgaaatgttccaaacactattttaaactgtccaaaatgggcaaaaaaaaatgttttcactcTCTGAtggtcaaaacatgttcaaaaatatgtatgtgttattaatgcattaaaaacagtcaaacgtgttttatgtaaattcggaccctgagtccacatatatggacataatgtttctctaaaagtacatcttATCAAatgatgatacttaggtttttattctaattaggttccaataagcccaaataagCAATAACCAATAACCAataagcaaagataaataaaaaatggccttaagaggttaaacaACTAGAAGTTTATTTCAAATTATTACAAATCCAGCATATTCAGCATACAGTCCATATGGTTTAATGtaaacagaaatgaaataaaCTGACAAAATCCTAGAGAATGTAGTCTGAAACTGATGTTTACACTGGGAAAACAAACACAgtattttgtgttcaaatgatttatattaaaacaaaactaaaaagacATTGATAATTAGatttttctaaatttattttcaaaaacaacatattttcatGACTGACAAAATCAAAaccacacaaatctgttaatcgCTTTCCAGTTTGGAAATTTAGTAGGCTGAGTCAGAGGGTGTTTATAGGGTCAGTGTTACGAGAGAAATTGAGattcttttttttgcattttattaggCAAGTTGTGAGATGGCAAGAACTTTCCTTGTGTCATCTGCCATCTCCCTGAGTCCTACATTCAGCAAGTAGTGCACAGTTGCGACAGCCGTGCCTCCTGCGGGCAGAGCTCCTCCGGGCAGCAGAGCCATTATGGTTCCCAGAGTTACGGCAATAGCAATGACTGGATTAGATATCATGTCCATCAGAATATGCTCAGTGATTCCATCTTTGAAGCGTGATGTCTTGGCGGCTTTCAGAACCTTCACAGGTTTGTTCACTCGTCCTGAGAGTACCTCCAGTGCCTGATTTGATAGTCCAAATGCCATGAAGACTTGCTTAAAGAACTTCTTCATGATGACATACTCAACGGCCAGTGACACTCCTGGGATTGGAGCAATTGCACCTACTCCGGCCCCAACAGCATTCAGCCAAATGAGTTTCTTGAAGTAGGTTATCTTCTTTGTGAGGGCCTCGAGGGAATAAACAGGCAAAGACTGTATGAGAGCAAATCTCTTGTTTTTGGGAAGTTCCTCCTCAAGGGTGTTGACCAGCTTCTGAAAGTCATATCTCTCCAAATGAAATGAAGATATTAGGAATATTTTGGAAATACGCACTTTCAGTAGGTTCACCTTACAGTCTTCTCGGATTTTATCAAGCAGCATAGGCTCATCGAAGTTTCTTTTGTAGGACTCAGCACGAACGTCATTGTCAATTTTAGTGCGTATGAAATAAAACAGCTTGTTGCTCTTCTTGATGGCTTTGGCCAACTCAATGTCGTTCTCTCTAAACCTTTCTGAGGTCACTATGAAAAAAAAGTCATACATGTGGAAATTGACATCTTTTAGGTATTTCTTTGCTCTGAATTTTGGACTTCCGATTCCAGGCAGGTCCCAGATCTTCACGTTGGGCATAAAGGGATGCTCATACATGTTTGGCTTCATGGTGGTCTCAGTTGTTCCTGTGAAAGCtgcatctttatcatcatcacgAAGGCCTCGCAGGGCATTGACAAATGAAGACTTTCCTACTCCTGTCATGCCAGTTATAGCCATGTTAAGAGTAACATTCTCCAACTCTGTCAGTTTATcttttagttttgttgttttttcattagGCTTAGCGTCAATTACTTCCTTCATATCTACACTGATTGAGTCTGGATCATCTGTGGCATTCGACATTATGTTTATGAATTCACTAGAAACTATATAAAGATTTTCAttttcatcctcctcctccttctcctcttcTTCAGGCTTTTTGTCTTTAAGGTCATTTTCACTGAGCTTCTCATTATGGTCAGTTTGTGCATATTTATCAGCTAATTGCAGTTTTAACAGCAACTTTCTTGGACTGATTGCTGAACGTTTGGTAAATGATGAAGGATCACTTTTGTCTTCAGTCTCTTTTTGAGTAGATGTTTGTGAGGATTTTGGAAGTGTAGTTTCTTTACTGTTTTTGTTGCTGAATGTCTGTGATGTGTTTGATGACCCAGAAGATTGGCTGGAGCCATCGTCATCATTAGAGGTGTTTACCAACTCTGACATGGCGGTTCTGTAATGAAGAATTTTTATGAATTTGAATGATGCATGTTATACAATTTAATCTGAAGATTGCAGAAAatataataacgataataataataataataataataataataataataataataagcatgtgtaaaattaaaaaaaaaaaaaaaaaaaaggtttagccAACCGCTTTAAATCCAGAATTTTTTCTTCAGCTTCAGGAAGCTTCAAAATAGTCCACTGCAACATATGAGactaaaaacacaaacatgtgACACATATGATCACTtcgaatttattatttttctccataaaacaaaaaaaaagattttgttttaaaacattattatttttgaatagataaataccaaaaatataccattaatagatttttttgctattatgatttttttggtcacactttacaatgagtTTTTATTAGTTCATGgtagttaatatatttattagcaTGACGTGTGAACAACACTTATACAGAATTTATTAATACTGTGGACCTTTaagtttatttgcaaaacataCAGCACGGGTTTTACAACATCTGGTAATACAGCCCATATTTTTGAAAacgtattttaaaaaaaataaaacagtcatAATCATCTTTATGTGAacgtaaaattaataatatatcatgCAACACAATCCAGTCTTACCTTAGTAAGTGCAAGAGTGGAGTAAACAGTATCATTGCATGAGCAAATCTGCAGTATGAGCTGCTTTGATTGTAATAAATGAGTTTCAAAGACTTCAGGGCGTGCCTTTAATCAAACACTTCCTCTTGACAGAAAGTGCTTGAAGACAAAaacttttaagaacttttttTTAAGAACAAGAACGAAAACAACAAAAAGAACTCTCCTCTGTATTTTACATTAAcatcacatctctctctctctttctcacacacacacacacacacacacacacacacacacacacacacacacacagtgtgttgTACTctaaaataaatgcatgcaaaacAATCATACTttatcaaaaaaatgtaacatatttAGTAGACTCCTTGTTAAATCTTTTCAAATGAAGTGTTTATTTTATCTAGAACTAGCTATCTTTAAGCCACCAGAGTAACCTTTGTTGCAGTTGTATGTGGATGAACTAATCAAAAATATACTTGACAAAAGgtaaatgtgcattaaacacaTACTCAGCAGTGAAAAATGTTGCCTCATTAAGCTGCAAATTTCACCAACTtggataaacttaaaaataagggaaaaactatcattgttgtaatctcacttgTAAATGTTGTGACCAATCAAACGCATAAGCCCATGTGCAATGAAACAGTCTTTGTTATGTTCTAATTGGCCTATTTTTAACTAAGATTTTACAGGATTTACATTAGAACAGGGAAACAATTGCGTTTGGGGATAATGGTATGCCTTTTTCTTGTACTGAACTCTTATTAATCAGCTATGAACATACAGATTTTCATCATAAtgtacatttacagttttttacaattgctatgacatttttatcaatacatttaacaagtttcctaaactcttaacacagttagcacaacatccgtcttcgtgcatggctatacaattaacacatttcttgttgttttgacagaaaatgcatccagttaacacaaatttaaaatgctttaacttcttttacacacaagcacaaccaagaacaaaacaatgtaattttacagtaggAAAACACTAAGCGCAAGTCCCCTAGCCCCCTTTTCATAGACGACACACACCACCCAATAACATGTTTTGGTTCCAAAAACACTTTAAAGTCATAAGACTATTCAGGCTTTCCATCAGATTCATAatccagtcactcattcagaattggaaccgccaccacagcagcacacaagggctatcgcaacaacacatacaaacactaggaaGGTGGTCTCCCGACGCCTTCAAATCTTATATCTGACTCAGCCACAGCCATCTCAGGGAAGCTCAGAGGACCCTCACCAACAGACACAGTAATCCCAGTGGCCAAGGGCATgggcctagtccagggagagaatacgaCCCAACCATACCAGCTTCCCGAGGGCAGAGGAACTACCCAGTCTCCCAAGGGCGCGGGCACGACCCAGCCATCTAACTTCCTTTTttccttccagctgatttgcactcaACCTTCTCCCCCTTTTCACTCACCTAACTCCAGCAGGAGTTCTTTCCCTGCCCTGTCATTACCTGtcatttatatatagtgctgccaccCTCACGCTCTGTTCCCGCAGGAACACACCCAGAGCACTTATGTCGCCCGTCACCCTCCAGTAGGAGTCTTCATTTCCCCCTCATCTCTCCCGGCTCCTACCGGAGCCAGTACCGGTGAGGATGTGAGGGCCGTCTTCAGGGCTCGGAACGCGTCGTCTGCTTCCTTGGTCCATcttatcctctccggctgcccctttctggtcaggtctgtcagagggctggctatggatgagaagttaggtatgaagcatctatagtagcccgctaaccccagaaatgcacgtacctgggtctttgtggtgggttgtggagtttcttgtagtgctttGACCTTGTTttgttgtggctgtatgagacctcttccaatgtggaacccgaggtatctggcttcggctagccccaggtggcatttcttgggattagctgtgagcccagcccatcgaagatctaagagcaccctccgtaaccgggataggtgttcctcccatgactctgagtggacgatgaggtcgtccaggtatgctgctgcatatggctggtggggcctcagcaggatgtccatcattctttggaatgtggctggggccccgtggagcccgaagggaagaacccggtattgccagtgcccaccggatgtggagaaggcggttttctccttggcgtcttcacttagtggtaactgccagtagcctttggtgaggtcaatggtggagataaatcgggctccacccagcctatccagcagctcgtccacccgaggcatggggtatccgtcgaacttggagatctcgttgagtttcctgaagtcgttgcagaaacggagggtgccatcgggtttggggaccatcactattgggctggaccacgggctacgggatggtTCGATGATACCTAACCTCctcatcttctggatctcctcgtCGATAGCCAGCCGGCGAGCCTCTGGAACTCGATAAGTCCTTTGCCGGATGATGGTGCCAGGTGGAGTGATGATGTTGTGCTGGATgatggtggttcggcccggtttctccgagaacacatccttgaactgaccaaccaaggcttgcagctccgccttctggtttggtgagagttgctcacctatgTGGACAACGGGAAGAGTTTCTTCAGTGAAGGCAACGAGATGACgtggag
This sequence is a window from Danio rerio strain Tuebingen ecotype United States chromosome 16, GRCz12tu, whole genome shotgun sequence. Protein-coding genes within it:
- the LOC100333286 gene encoding interferon-gamma-inducible GTPase 10 isoform X2, which produces MILFTPLLHLLRTAMSELVNTSNDDDGSSQSSGSSNTSQTFSNKNSKETTLPKSSQTSTQKETEDKSDPSSFTKRSAISPRKLLLKLQLADKYAQTDHNEKLSENDLKDKKPEEEEKEEEDENENLYIVSSEFINIMSNATDDPDSISVDMKEVIDAKPNEKTTKLKDKLTELENVTLNMAITGMTGVGKSSFVNALRGLRDDDKDAAFTGTTETTMKPNMYEHPFMPNVKIWDLPGIGSPKFRAKKYLKDVNFHMYDFFFIVTSERFRENDIELAKAIKKSNKLFYFIRTKIDNDVRAESYKRNFDEPMLLDKIREDCKVNLLKVRISKIFLISSFHLERYDFQKLVNTLEEELPKNKRFALIQSLPVYSLEALTKKITYFKKLIWLNAVGAGVGAIAPIPGVSLAVEYVIMKKFFKQVFMAFGLSNQALEVLSGRVNKPVKVLKAAKTSRFKDGITEHILMDMISNPVIAIAVTLGTIMALLPGGALPAGGTAVATVHYLLNVGLREMADDTRKVLAISQLA
- the LOC100333286 gene encoding interferon-gamma-inducible GTPase 10 isoform X1, whose amino-acid sequence is MLQWTILKLPEAEEKILDLKRTAMSELVNTSNDDDGSSQSSGSSNTSQTFSNKNSKETTLPKSSQTSTQKETEDKSDPSSFTKRSAISPRKLLLKLQLADKYAQTDHNEKLSENDLKDKKPEEEEKEEEDENENLYIVSSEFINIMSNATDDPDSISVDMKEVIDAKPNEKTTKLKDKLTELENVTLNMAITGMTGVGKSSFVNALRGLRDDDKDAAFTGTTETTMKPNMYEHPFMPNVKIWDLPGIGSPKFRAKKYLKDVNFHMYDFFFIVTSERFRENDIELAKAIKKSNKLFYFIRTKIDNDVRAESYKRNFDEPMLLDKIREDCKVNLLKVRISKIFLISSFHLERYDFQKLVNTLEEELPKNKRFALIQSLPVYSLEALTKKITYFKKLIWLNAVGAGVGAIAPIPGVSLAVEYVIMKKFFKQVFMAFGLSNQALEVLSGRVNKPVKVLKAAKTSRFKDGITEHILMDMISNPVIAIAVTLGTIMALLPGGALPAGGTAVATVHYLLNVGLREMADDTRKVLAISQLA